The Candidatus Cloacimonadota bacterium sequence CGTACAGTCGGAAGATTATTTGAAGCGTCTGTATATAAAATGCTAAATGTTACTTCATTACCTGTCTGCAAATACGTGAGTTCGGATAGTTCGGGAACAGTTGTATCTCCATTCGCCACTTGTCTAATTTGGGGAAAGTAAAAACACGGATCACTCAAATCGTTCAAAACGATTTCAGGTTGAGTTCCATCCAATCCAATAGTAATAAAAGCCACACCACAAAAAATACTTCCGCTAATATTGGGCCACTGCCCGAAATCCGGGTCAGTCGTTAGATCTTCGATATTAATAGCAAGTTGCAGTTTGCCGTCCACTACTTCATGCTCAACTTCTCCAATCTGCGAAAAGGTTGAATCCAAAATGTTTCCTTTATATAAGCCGGCAGACAATCCTGGAAAAAAGTTTGGAATCTCGGGTACATCAGCGTAAACGATTGCATAGAGCGAAGAATCTACAGATTCAGGATTTCGCAAAGCGATGCTGTAGATATACCAAGGAGGCAAAAAAGGTAACATTCCACCATAGGTTTTCCACTCATCATCGTCATTAGTCAATTGAAAATAGAATTTATCTTCGGAGAAAGAACCGGAGAATCGGATTAAATCCAAAAATGGGTCAGAGGATGCCCCTTGAGCGTCTCCCAAAGAATCGGGACAAATTTCTGTGAAATAGTTTTCCGCGACCGGAAAAGAATTGGATAGATTTTTCGCACACATGGAGAAAAATATTTTATCTGCCAAGGTATCCAATCCGGTTGCATAATAAGTTCTGAATCCGTAAAAATTATCCTCCGCAGAACTCACCAAAAAACTGTCTGCTAAAGTAAATTGATATCCGACTTCGTCCATATTTATCATTTCTTCTTCAAACCAATTTTGTGCTCCATCGGTTGAATAGAATATCTCGGTTGTAGCCGAATCAAGCACAGAAGTGGATAAATCCACATTTACAATCATCTCGGAATCAACTTGGGCTACCGAATTACAAACATTTTGCCAGAGATTTAGTTCCTGCGAAAATAAATTAGCTGTAAATAGCGTGGTAACTATCAAAATAAATATTTTCAAACGCATGATTACCTCTTTTCAATTATTTTATTATCAACTTATTTTTGTTTTCATTAACTAATGTCAAATTTTATGAGAACATAATTTTCATTCTTTTCTAAAAACAGCGAAATGCACCTTCAATTTCTCAAAAACCTTGACTTAAAAAGTGGTGAACCTCCAATTGCTCAAATTATAAAAATAAAGAGAGCTATGAAAAATATTTTGATTACCGGT is a genomic window containing:
- a CDS encoding T9SS type A sorting domain-containing protein, which gives rise to MRLKIFILIVTTLFTANLFSQELNLWQNVCNSVAQVDSEMIVNVDLSTSVLDSATTEIFYSTDGAQNWFEEEMINMDEVGYQFTLADSFLVSSAEDNFYGFRTYYATGLDTLADKIFFSMCAKNLSNSFPVAENYFTEICPDSLGDAQGASSDPFLDLIRFSGSFSEDKFYFQLTNDDDEWKTYGGMLPFLPPWYIYSIALRNPESVDSSLYAIVYADVPEIPNFFPGLSAGLYKGNILDSTFSQIGEVEHEVVDGKLQLAINIEDLTTDPDFGQWPNISGSIFCGVAFITIGLDGTQPEIVLNDLSDPCFYFPQIRQVANGDTTVPELSELTYLQTGNEVTFSILYTDASNNLPTVRKLVTGNNSEYSLSSADHIYDDGSLFIRTISLDEIGTDPVFAAFSDGLHSVISNEVFVNKVDNEHFSFSSVNIFPNPFANSVNISLELGSNNIEVENARIQIFNIKGQKVRSLSPISYYSGKLNFLWNGKNEQQSTVNSGIYFCKIQIEGKDYQAEKLILMR